The following coding sequences lie in one Deltaproteobacteria bacterium genomic window:
- a CDS encoding YeeE/YedE family protein, which yields MSGGRFEWRVLGFGTVFGALLHQVGVTDYDAIAKMFLFEDFHLMGVMAVAMVVAGLGLGIVRRARTGPLAAYAAAVQPKPMKPGLLIGAALFGAGWAITGTCPGTGLAQIGEGKIMALFTVLGMLVGAGLYLRFGATLERHLRR from the coding sequence ATGAGCGGCGGTCGGTTCGAGTGGCGCGTGCTCGGGTTCGGCACCGTGTTCGGGGCGCTGCTCCACCAGGTCGGTGTGACGGACTACGATGCAATCGCGAAGATGTTCCTCTTCGAGGACTTCCACCTCATGGGCGTCATGGCGGTCGCGATGGTCGTCGCGGGGCTCGGCCTCGGCATCGTCCGGCGCGCGCGGACGGGGCCGCTGGCGGCCTACGCCGCAGCGGTGCAGCCCAAGCCGATGAAGCCGGGCCTCTTGATCGGCGCGGCCTTGTTCGGCGCCGGCTGGGCCATCACCGGCACGTGCCCGGGCACCGGGCTGGCGCAGATCGGCGAGGGCAAGATCATGGCGCTGTTCACCGTGCTGGGGATGCTCGTCGGCGCAGGCTTGTACCTGCGCTTCGGTGCCACGCTCGAGCGACACCTGCGACGCTAG
- a CDS encoding single-stranded DNA-binding protein codes for MDLVTITRKLTKDVDRLQFGEPVTHVYNPLRYAQAPHEAYLRRFGEGTGRVVLLGMNPGPFGMAQTGVPFGEVELVRSWMGIEGTVGRPPREHPSRPVEGFGCTRSEVSGARVWGWARDRFGTPERFFARFFVMNYCPLAFLEASGRNRTPDKLAADERAALFAACDRALAAALEVLRPRLVVGVGGFACKRAEPHAAALEIPCGTILHPSPASPLANSGWAAKAEAQLAALGVSVA; via the coding sequence TTGGACCTCGTCACGATCACACGCAAGCTCACCAAGGACGTCGATCGCCTGCAGTTCGGCGAGCCGGTGACGCACGTCTACAACCCCCTGCGCTACGCACAGGCCCCCCACGAGGCCTACCTGCGACGCTTCGGCGAAGGCACCGGACGCGTGGTGCTGCTGGGCATGAACCCCGGGCCGTTCGGCATGGCACAGACCGGCGTGCCGTTCGGCGAGGTCGAACTCGTACGATCGTGGATGGGCATCGAGGGCACGGTGGGTCGACCGCCGCGCGAACATCCGAGCCGACCGGTCGAGGGCTTCGGATGCACACGCTCCGAGGTCTCGGGCGCGCGCGTGTGGGGCTGGGCGCGCGATCGCTTCGGCACGCCCGAGCGCTTCTTCGCGCGATTCTTCGTGATGAACTACTGCCCGCTCGCGTTCCTCGAGGCCTCGGGTCGCAACCGCACGCCCGACAAGCTCGCCGCCGACGAGCGCGCGGCGCTGTTCGCCGCCTGCGACCGTGCACTCGCCGCGGCGCTCGAGGTGCTGCGTCCGCGCCTGGTCGTGGGCGTCGGTGGTTTCGCGTGCAAGCGCGCCGAGCCCCACGCGGCCGCGCTCGAGATCCCGTGCGGCACCATCCTGCATCCCTCGCCCGCGAGCCCGCTCGCCAACTCGGGCTGGGCGGCCAAGGCCGAGGCGCAGCTCGCTGCGCTCGGCGTGTCCGTCGCGTGA
- a CDS encoding UDP-N-acetylmuramate dehydrogenase translates to MGLCIETNVELASRTTLELGGPASHFASVRDESALVEALAWARSRGLGVFVLGGGSNVLVPDGGVDGLVIDLQLRGVSLSDRGAQVIVRAAAGEPWDELVARSCDAGLVGIECLSGIPGRVGATPIQNVGAYGQEVADVITQVRTLDRDSGAIAWWPASECGFGYRDSRFKRAPAAAIVLEVEYALRRDVAVVPRYAELAAALAEGGGSGPTDARRVVLALRRAKSMVIDASDENRRSAGSFFTNPVVAVEVADAVFERAGEPGPRWPQADGRVKLAAGWLIERAGFTRGLRRGHVGISSKHALALVHHGGGTTAELLALAEEIVGAVRQRFGVTLEREPVLLGG, encoded by the coding sequence ATGGGCCTGTGCATCGAGACCAACGTCGAGCTGGCGTCGCGCACGACGCTCGAGCTCGGCGGTCCTGCATCGCACTTCGCGAGCGTGCGTGACGAGTCGGCGCTGGTCGAAGCGCTGGCGTGGGCACGCTCGCGCGGCCTCGGCGTGTTCGTGCTGGGCGGCGGCTCCAACGTGCTGGTGCCCGACGGAGGTGTCGACGGCTTGGTGATCGACCTGCAGCTGCGCGGCGTCTCGCTCTCCGACCGCGGCGCGCAGGTCATCGTGCGTGCGGCCGCGGGCGAGCCATGGGACGAGCTGGTCGCACGCAGCTGCGACGCTGGCCTGGTCGGCATCGAGTGCCTCTCGGGCATCCCGGGCCGGGTCGGAGCCACACCGATCCAGAACGTCGGCGCATACGGGCAAGAAGTCGCCGATGTGATCACGCAGGTACGCACGCTCGATCGCGACAGCGGTGCCATCGCCTGGTGGCCGGCGTCGGAGTGTGGCTTCGGCTACCGCGACAGTCGCTTCAAGCGGGCGCCCGCGGCCGCGATCGTGCTCGAGGTCGAGTACGCGCTGCGCCGCGACGTCGCCGTGGTGCCGCGCTACGCCGAGCTGGCGGCCGCGCTGGCCGAGGGCGGTGGGAGCGGCCCCACCGACGCGCGCCGGGTCGTGCTCGCGCTGCGCCGCGCCAAGTCGATGGTCATCGATGCAAGCGACGAGAACCGCCGCAGCGCGGGCTCGTTCTTCACCAACCCCGTGGTCGCGGTCGAGGTCGCCGACGCGGTGTTCGAACGTGCCGGCGAGCCGGGCCCGCGGTGGCCGCAGGCCGACGGCCGCGTGAAGCTGGCGGCGGGCTGGCTCATCGAGCGCGCCGGCTTCACCCGCGGCCTGCGACGCGGCCACGTCGGCATCTCGAGCAAGCACGCGCTCGCGCTCGTGCACCACGGCGGCGGCACCACGGCCGAGCTGCTGGCGCTCGCCGAGGAGATCGTCGGTGCGGTGCGGCAGCGCTTCGGTGTCACGCTCGAGCGCGAACCGGTGCTGCTCGGGGGCTAG
- a CDS encoding aminotransferase class I/II-fold pyridoxal phosphate-dependent enzyme, with protein sequence MNEHIHVIDGLSLGKIVQIRERLFRVAAEGKPVYRLESGDPSFTPPPHVIDAMVAAARAGKTHYIPNAGIPELRAALAHKASQENHIAVPSPEHVFVTHGAMHALFCAFHALLDTDDEVIVPDPMWTEVVENIRLARGRAVAVPLRYEQGYEYAPDEVERRITPRTKAIFVNTPHNPTGAVLSRETLLALVDIARRHDLWIVSDEAYEHVLYAPHQHHSIASLAGDWAHRVMTVFSFSKSHAMAGLRVGALVVHDPKLMERLQKVLRCTINGVNSLAQWGALAALQGDRSHHATMLAEYQKRRDVLMAALVGIDGVRVFEPRGTFFLWVELAPSLFERLGVSDTDAISELLCAEGVGNTPGDAFGTAALNSMRFAYSCDTAMVEGGAAILGRVLRGDARTSKTG encoded by the coding sequence ATGAACGAACACATCCACGTCATCGATGGGTTGTCGCTGGGTAAGATCGTGCAGATTCGTGAGCGGCTCTTTCGAGTCGCGGCGGAGGGCAAGCCCGTGTACCGGCTCGAGTCCGGCGACCCGAGCTTCACGCCGCCACCCCACGTGATCGACGCGATGGTCGCGGCCGCGCGCGCGGGCAAGACCCACTACATCCCCAACGCCGGCATCCCCGAGCTGCGCGCTGCGCTGGCACACAAGGCCTCGCAGGAGAACCACATCGCGGTGCCGAGCCCCGAGCACGTGTTCGTCACGCACGGCGCGATGCATGCGTTGTTCTGCGCGTTCCATGCGTTGCTCGACACCGATGACGAGGTCATCGTGCCCGACCCGATGTGGACCGAGGTGGTGGAGAACATCCGCCTCGCCCGCGGTCGCGCGGTCGCGGTGCCACTGCGCTACGAGCAGGGCTACGAGTACGCACCCGACGAGGTCGAGCGCCGCATCACGCCGCGCACCAAGGCGATCTTCGTCAACACGCCCCACAACCCCACCGGCGCCGTGCTCTCGCGCGAGACGTTGTTGGCGCTGGTCGACATCGCCCGCCGCCACGACCTGTGGATCGTGTCCGACGAGGCCTACGAGCACGTGCTCTACGCGCCGCACCAGCACCACTCGATCGCGAGCCTCGCGGGTGACTGGGCCCACCGCGTGATGACGGTGTTCAGCTTCTCGAAGAGCCACGCGATGGCGGGCCTGCGGGTCGGCGCCCTCGTGGTGCACGATCCCAAGCTGATGGAGCGGCTGCAGAAGGTCCTGCGCTGCACGATCAACGGCGTCAACAGCCTCGCGCAGTGGGGCGCGCTCGCGGCCCTGCAGGGCGATCGCAGCCATCACGCGACCATGCTCGCCGAGTACCAGAAGCGCCGCGACGTGCTCATGGCTGCGCTGGTCGGCATCGACGGCGTGCGGGTCTTCGAGCCCCGCGGCACCTTCTTCCTGTGGGTCGAGCTCGCGCCGTCGCTGTTCGAGCGCCTGGGCGTATCCGACACCGACGCGATCTCCGAGCTGCTGTGCGCCGAGGGCGTCGGCAACACGCCCGGCGACGCGTTTGGCACCGCCGCGCTGAACTCGATGCGCTTCGCGTACTCGTGCGACACCGCGATGGTCGAGGGCGGCGCGGCGATCCTCGGCCGCGTGCTGCGGGGCGACGCGCGCACGAGCAAGACCGGTTGA
- a CDS encoding VWA domain-containing protein: MRIHERFTYAPVGTRVALVAAAVLVAACDDPQGSDGRWDDPGPGITSVGGDSSDGNDSDSGSDSDSGGDSDSDSGDDGVLWCGETDLAVAPTSPQIVLVLDKSNSMVSNTWDHDGVAATAEITRWHSLYDVVGDLVTDFDDSPMEIGALMFPSVTLTSNDAATACLVPSEPDVAVAGGNADDILAAMPAADSTQIWGGTPTAAAIQVAADELRMLDPSMPRAIVLITDGAANCMQGVPDAQIFTRYDETLAPLVRSIYETDGIPTYVVGIDIVNQTVDVPVANPWQRLGEVALAGGVPAAGDEPFYNTRDELELYDALRSIADGLQCSVALDDLPSDPDRVHLALGDAALAYSATCEGGTGWRYGEAGSVELCGNTCDSFLAGGEMHAAFDCVPEK; encoded by the coding sequence ATGCGAATCCACGAACGGTTCACGTACGCTCCTGTCGGCACCCGCGTCGCGCTCGTCGCTGCGGCGGTGCTGGTGGCCGCGTGCGACGACCCGCAGGGCTCGGATGGACGCTGGGACGACCCTGGCCCCGGCATCACCTCGGTCGGCGGCGACTCGAGCGACGGCAACGACAGCGACAGCGGCAGCGACAGCGACAGCGGCGGCGACAGCGACAGCGACAGCGGGGACGACGGCGTGCTCTGGTGCGGCGAGACCGACCTCGCCGTCGCGCCCACCAGCCCGCAGATCGTATTGGTGCTCGACAAGTCGAACTCCATGGTGAGCAACACCTGGGATCACGACGGCGTCGCCGCCACCGCCGAGATCACCCGCTGGCACAGCCTCTACGACGTGGTCGGTGATCTCGTGACCGACTTCGACGACTCGCCGATGGAAATCGGCGCGCTCATGTTCCCGAGCGTCACGCTCACCAGCAACGACGCCGCCACCGCGTGCCTGGTGCCGAGCGAGCCCGACGTCGCGGTCGCCGGCGGCAACGCCGACGACATCCTCGCGGCGATGCCCGCGGCCGACTCGACGCAGATCTGGGGCGGCACGCCGACCGCCGCCGCGATCCAGGTCGCCGCCGACGAGCTCCGCATGCTCGACCCCAGCATGCCGCGCGCCATCGTGCTCATCACCGACGGCGCCGCCAACTGCATGCAGGGCGTGCCCGACGCGCAGATCTTCACCCGCTACGACGAGACGCTCGCGCCGCTGGTGCGCTCGATCTACGAGACCGACGGCATCCCCACCTACGTCGTCGGCATCGACATCGTGAACCAGACCGTCGACGTGCCGGTCGCCAACCCGTGGCAGCGACTCGGCGAGGTCGCGCTCGCCGGCGGCGTGCCGGCCGCGGGCGACGAGCCGTTCTACAACACCCGCGACGAGCTCGAGCTCTACGACGCGCTGCGCTCGATCGCCGACGGCCTGCAGTGCAGCGTCGCGCTCGACGACCTGCCCAGCGATCCCGATCGCGTCCACCTCGCGCTCGGCGACGCCGCGCTGGCGTACTCTGCGACCTGCGAGGGCGGCACCGGCTGGCGCTACGGCGAAGCCGGCTCCGTCGAGCTGTGCGGCAACACCTGCGACAGCTTCCTCGCCGGCGGTGAGATGCACGCCGCATTCGACTGCGTGCCGGAGAAGTAG
- a CDS encoding sigma-70 family RNA polymerase sigma factor: MESQPSDEELYRRWAAGDAAAGSRLVDRHLGRLARFFVNKVSRPSDAEELVGTTFEIIARKLGDFAEASSFRAYLYGVAHNVLRNHLRGRRRNDREIDPEVDSVAMLGPSPVTLAHERREHRLLLEGLRQLPLELQVVLEMSYFEAMSRSEIAAALELPEGTVASRMRRAVARLQETLARLAETPELLQSTLHGIADWAAALRERIDAGHDAAKDPG; this comes from the coding sequence ATGGAGTCGCAGCCGTCCGACGAGGAGCTCTACCGCCGCTGGGCGGCCGGTGACGCCGCCGCTGGCAGTCGTCTCGTCGATCGACATCTCGGCCGGCTCGCGCGCTTCTTCGTCAACAAGGTGAGCCGGCCCAGCGATGCCGAGGAACTCGTCGGCACGACCTTCGAGATCATCGCCCGCAAGCTCGGCGATTTCGCCGAAGCCAGCAGCTTCCGCGCGTATCTGTACGGCGTTGCCCACAACGTGCTGCGCAATCATCTGCGGGGCCGGCGTCGCAATGACCGCGAGATCGATCCCGAAGTCGATTCGGTGGCGATGCTGGGTCCCTCCCCCGTGACGCTGGCGCACGAGCGTCGCGAGCATCGCTTGCTGCTCGAGGGCCTGCGGCAGCTGCCCCTCGAGCTGCAGGTGGTGCTCGAGATGAGCTACTTCGAGGCCATGTCCCGCAGCGAGATCGCAGCGGCGCTCGAGCTACCCGAGGGTACGGTCGCGAGCCGCATGCGTCGCGCCGTCGCTCGGCTGCAGGAGACGCTCGCCCGTCTGGCCGAGACCCCCGAGCTGTTGCAGTCGACCCTGCATGGCATCGCAGACTGGGCCGCGGCGCTGCGCGAGCGCATCGATGCCGGGCACGACGCCGCGAAGGATCCTGGCTGA
- a CDS encoding serine/threonine protein kinase: MVDTRDPSPDPVTSGTDQTAPRTMDLRPSATPARGLGRPPATEPPRTRPPIGSMADLLLGTVLADRYKLLTKLGEGAMGWVFLAEHTEIGKKLAVKVMRPSLCRLPEAVRRFRREARAATQVGSKHIVDVTDFGTTPNGAVFFVMEYLEGGEDLGTLLKKQGKLPWPRVQHIMIQLCDALQAAHDTGIIHRDVKPANFYRVDMAGDHDFIKVLDFGIARLANPTDSIVTQTGVVMGTPDYMAPEQAQGRHVDHRADIYSLGATAYALLTAGPPFSGKNEYDVIYKHLNETPRPPSSIARDLPDWVDGVIKRAMAKEPEQRYQSMAEFAAALRGPSSQKADAAAKSNSRAPVIDNEPQHGISPAALALGALGLALVGGLIVYFAFG, translated from the coding sequence ATGGTCGACACGCGCGATCCGAGCCCTGATCCGGTGACCTCCGGGACCGATCAGACCGCCCCGCGCACGATGGACCTGCGGCCGTCGGCCACGCCGGCGCGGGGCCTCGGACGTCCGCCCGCGACCGAGCCGCCGCGCACGCGCCCACCGATCGGCTCGATGGCCGATCTGCTGCTCGGCACCGTGCTCGCCGATCGCTACAAGCTGCTGACCAAGCTCGGCGAAGGCGCGATGGGCTGGGTGTTCCTCGCCGAACACACCGAGATCGGCAAGAAGCTCGCGGTCAAGGTCATGCGTCCGTCGCTGTGCCGCCTGCCCGAGGCGGTGCGCCGCTTCCGTCGCGAGGCCCGTGCGGCCACGCAGGTCGGCAGCAAGCACATCGTCGACGTCACCGACTTCGGCACCACGCCCAACGGCGCGGTGTTCTTCGTGATGGAGTACCTCGAGGGCGGCGAGGACCTCGGCACGCTGCTCAAGAAGCAGGGCAAGCTGCCGTGGCCGCGGGTGCAGCACATCATGATCCAGCTGTGCGACGCGCTGCAGGCCGCACACGACACCGGCATCATCCACCGCGACGTCAAGCCGGCGAACTTCTATCGCGTCGACATGGCGGGCGATCACGACTTCATCAAGGTGCTCGACTTCGGCATCGCGCGCCTGGCCAACCCGACCGACAGCATCGTCACGCAGACCGGCGTGGTGATGGGCACGCCCGACTACATGGCGCCGGAGCAGGCGCAGGGCCGCCACGTCGATCACCGCGCCGACATCTACTCGTTGGGCGCGACCGCCTACGCGCTGCTCACCGCAGGTCCGCCGTTCTCGGGCAAGAACGAGTACGACGTCATCTACAAGCACCTCAACGAGACCCCGCGTCCGCCCAGCAGCATCGCGCGCGACCTGCCCGACTGGGTCGACGGCGTGATCAAGCGAGCGATGGCCAAGGAGCCCGAGCAGCGCTACCAGAGCATGGCGGAGTTCGCCGCCGCGCTGCGCGGTCCGTCCTCACAGAAGGCCGACGCAGCCGCCAAGAGCAACAGCCGCGCGCCGGTCATCGACAACGAGCCCCAGCACGGCATCTCGCCGGCCGCGCTGGCGCTGGGAGCCCTGGGCCTGGCCCTGGTCGGCGGCTTGATCGTCTACTTCGCCTTTGGCTGA
- a CDS encoding tetratricopeptide repeat protein, which produces MSSTHRPQSCAPDLAYPGGISVADVSSSEARGLDSTESMRIDPLGALDFTRLRGDVHQRLFGHPPAPDTATQTPPAPPLGRGSRLGRYVILEVLGRGAMATVYAAYDPELDRNVAVKLLRPRAPSPTRSDDDGSARLMREGQALAKLNHPNVVTVHDVGTSGDAIFVAMERVEGPTLRGWMQTRHRWPEVLRIMLLAGRGLAAAHAAGILHRDFKPENVMLRGDDRRDRADLVCVTDFGLARSTEHRAGLNAGDETHEPRPLDLDVTATGALLGTPAYMAPEQFAGHGIDPSTDQFAFCVTTWEALFGVRPFAGDSLLTLANQVLRGAPARPPAGIDAPRWLVQSLLRGLSRQQAMRWPSMDALLSVLERGRTRARRRWVMTATVGVLAVAGVAYGASAIDRERRIDACDREGAAIAQVWNDDARATIRTRFDELGTPLSRATAPKLEPLLDAYVDAWSQAGREVCVAAEVEHELPASLLEAARWCLAERRAELATLVDGLVDADGAAVIAAVPSAATLPPNEPCRDRAMLERMPTPDADRRDEVLAVATDLARARESRSGSLATRGEVLADVSARADALQWPPLRAAAWLATSRVLRQRNQLAQGERLAEDAFHEAARFGAWGLAADAAIDLSVAVGASRSLHAEGLRWSRLAETALALAPGRDDVRDARRLSMRGRIHEANAQPKAAQHDLEQAIALTERAYGSDHPAVADPSCRLGITYRTTANYRKMRELCGHAHEIARRTLGERHPSTAGHALNLAVAYHETGDYAPALELYQGAASVYESEYGPEHLETANAIMNLGIVAKGLGHPEEARSNYLRVLALREKVLGPDHARVATTLRYLAELELALGEMAAAQTHAMRALAVIEKQRGSDHPDLTTYLPAVASTREAAGATADARAQLERMLAITIRTEDTFGTARAHTLLGEFLRRQGDRAGAREHQRAALTIREQAAGSDDALVGQSLLLLGELDLDDGNLSEAAARLERAVAIFADALGLGQDEFDADFALARAIVARDPARARGLAQAALAGHRAAPGDRPEQLVIIEQWLREHP; this is translated from the coding sequence ATGAGCAGCACCCATCGGCCGCAATCGTGCGCACCCGATCTCGCGTATCCTGGCGGCATCTCGGTGGCGGACGTTTCGAGCAGCGAAGCACGTGGTCTCGATTCGACCGAGTCCATGCGCATCGATCCGCTGGGTGCGCTCGACTTCACGAGATTGCGCGGCGATGTCCACCAGCGCCTGTTCGGACACCCACCGGCCCCCGACACGGCGACGCAGACGCCACCCGCCCCACCGCTCGGTCGCGGATCGCGACTCGGTCGCTACGTCATCCTCGAGGTGCTCGGTCGCGGTGCGATGGCAACCGTGTACGCTGCCTACGATCCCGAGCTCGATCGCAACGTCGCGGTCAAGCTGCTGCGGCCACGCGCGCCCTCGCCGACGCGATCGGACGACGACGGGTCGGCACGACTGATGCGCGAGGGCCAAGCGCTCGCGAAGCTCAATCATCCCAATGTCGTGACCGTGCACGACGTCGGCACGAGCGGCGACGCGATCTTCGTCGCGATGGAGCGCGTCGAAGGCCCCACGCTGCGGGGTTGGATGCAGACCCGGCATCGGTGGCCGGAGGTGCTGCGGATCATGCTGCTGGCGGGCCGCGGGCTCGCGGCCGCCCACGCTGCCGGCATCTTGCACCGCGACTTCAAGCCCGAGAACGTGATGCTGCGTGGCGACGACCGCCGTGATCGCGCAGACCTCGTGTGCGTCACCGACTTCGGTCTCGCGCGGAGTACCGAGCATCGTGCCGGGCTCAATGCCGGCGACGAGACGCATGAGCCTCGCCCGCTCGACCTCGACGTCACCGCGACCGGTGCACTGCTCGGCACGCCGGCCTACATGGCGCCCGAGCAGTTCGCCGGGCACGGCATCGATCCGAGCACCGATCAGTTCGCCTTCTGCGTCACGACCTGGGAGGCTCTGTTCGGGGTGCGCCCGTTCGCCGGCGACTCGCTGCTCACGCTGGCGAACCAGGTCCTGCGCGGGGCACCCGCTCGACCGCCGGCCGGCATCGACGCCCCGCGATGGCTGGTGCAGTCGCTGCTGCGCGGCCTCTCGCGCCAGCAGGCGATGCGCTGGCCATCGATGGACGCGTTGCTGTCGGTGCTCGAGCGCGGGCGAACGCGGGCGCGACGTCGCTGGGTCATGACGGCGACCGTCGGTGTCCTCGCCGTCGCCGGGGTCGCGTACGGGGCCTCGGCGATCGACCGTGAGCGCCGCATCGACGCCTGCGACCGTGAAGGCGCTGCGATCGCCCAGGTGTGGAACGACGACGCACGTGCCACGATCCGCACGCGCTTCGACGAGCTCGGCACGCCGCTGTCGCGGGCGACCGCACCCAAGCTCGAACCACTGCTCGATGCCTACGTCGACGCGTGGTCGCAGGCCGGTCGCGAGGTCTGCGTCGCCGCCGAAGTCGAGCACGAGCTGCCGGCGTCGCTGCTCGAGGCCGCGCGCTGGTGCCTGGCGGAGCGCCGTGCGGAGCTCGCGACATTGGTCGACGGGTTGGTCGATGCCGACGGCGCCGCGGTCATCGCAGCGGTGCCATCGGCCGCGACCCTCCCTCCGAACGAGCCCTGTCGCGACCGCGCGATGCTCGAGCGCATGCCGACCCCCGATGCCGACCGTCGCGACGAGGTGCTCGCGGTCGCCACCGATCTCGCGCGCGCCCGCGAGTCCCGAAGCGGGTCGCTGGCAACTCGCGGCGAAGTCCTGGCAGACGTGTCGGCGCGCGCGGACGCACTGCAGTGGCCACCGCTGCGCGCCGCTGCATGGCTCGCGACCTCGCGGGTGCTCCGCCAGCGCAACCAACTGGCGCAGGGCGAGCGACTCGCCGAGGACGCCTTCCACGAGGCCGCGCGCTTCGGCGCGTGGGGCCTCGCCGCGGACGCGGCGATCGACCTCTCGGTTGCGGTCGGCGCTTCGCGAAGTCTCCATGCCGAAGGCCTGCGCTGGAGTCGCCTCGCCGAGACCGCGCTCGCACTCGCACCAGGGCGTGACGATGTGCGCGACGCACGACGACTGTCGATGCGAGGGCGAATCCACGAGGCCAACGCACAGCCCAAGGCAGCCCAACATGACCTCGAGCAGGCGATCGCGCTGACCGAACGCGCCTACGGTTCCGATCACCCCGCGGTCGCGGACCCATCGTGTCGCCTCGGCATCACCTATCGAACCACCGCGAACTACCGAAAGATGCGCGAGCTGTGCGGCCACGCCCACGAGATCGCCCGCCGGACACTCGGCGAGCGACACCCCAGCACCGCCGGTCATGCGCTGAACCTCGCAGTCGCCTATCACGAGACCGGCGACTACGCTCCGGCGCTCGAGCTCTACCAGGGCGCGGCATCGGTCTACGAGAGCGAGTACGGCCCCGAGCATCTCGAGACCGCCAACGCCATCATGAACCTCGGAATCGTCGCGAAGGGGCTCGGCCACCCCGAGGAGGCGCGCTCGAACTACCTGCGAGTGCTGGCGCTGCGCGAGAAGGTCCTCGGTCCCGATCATGCGCGCGTCGCCACCACGCTGCGCTACCTCGCCGAGCTCGAGCTCGCGCTCGGCGAGATGGCGGCGGCACAGACCCACGCCATGCGAGCGCTCGCGGTGATCGAGAAGCAGCGTGGCAGCGACCACCCCGACCTCACCACCTACCTACCGGCCGTCGCCAGCACCCGTGAGGCCGCGGGCGCTACGGCCGACGCACGCGCGCAGCTCGAGCGGATGCTCGCGATCACGATACGCACCGAAGACACGTTCGGGACCGCGCGGGCCCACACGTTGCTGGGCGAGTTCCTGCGGCGTCAGGGCGATCGCGCCGGCGCACGCGAGCACCAGCGCGCCGCGCTCACGATCCGTGAGCAGGCGGCCGGCTCCGACGATGCGTTGGTCGGGCAGAGTCTGCTGCTGCTCGGCGAGCTCGATCTCGACGACGGCAACCTCTCCGAAGCCGCCGCACGGCTCGAACGCGCCGTCGCAATCTTCGCCGACGCGCTCGGCCTCGGCCAAGACGAGTTCGACGCCGACTTCGCGCTCGCCCGCGCGATCGTGGCGCGCGATCCGGCGCGTGCCCGCGGGCTCGCCCAAGCCGCGCTGGCGGGCCACCGCGCGGCGCCCGGCGATCGGCCGGAGCAACTCGTCATCATCGAGCAGTGGCTCCGCGAGCACCCGTAG
- a CDS encoding 1-acyl-sn-glycerol-3-phosphate acyltransferase — protein MLGRVAVTAIVSTLYWLFVLAVAIVAFPIAALIRLVSAPFDRRLWLLHRFTTLWAGLYTWCNPWWSVEVVGREKLDDARTYVMISNHLSLVDIFVLYRLFAHFKWVSKIENFRLPFIGWNMHLNRYVPLRRGDRESVLEMLARCREHLAAGSSIMMFPEGTRSKSGTLKDFKPGAFELAVEAGLPVLPIALSGTFTALPKHGFAIGRARLRVQVLDAIDAAGRDADDLRALAHGAIAKALAQRT, from the coding sequence ATGCTCGGGCGCGTCGCCGTGACCGCGATCGTCTCCACGCTCTACTGGCTGTTCGTGCTCGCCGTCGCGATCGTGGCGTTCCCAATCGCTGCGCTCATCCGCCTCGTCAGCGCGCCGTTCGACCGTCGCCTGTGGCTGCTACACCGCTTCACGACGCTGTGGGCGGGCCTGTACACCTGGTGTAACCCGTGGTGGAGCGTGGAGGTGGTCGGGCGCGAGAAGCTCGACGACGCGCGCACCTACGTGATGATCAGCAACCACCTCTCGTTGGTCGACATCTTCGTGCTCTACCGCTTGTTCGCCCACTTCAAGTGGGTCTCGAAGATCGAGAACTTCCGACTGCCGTTCATCGGCTGGAACATGCACCTCAACCGCTACGTGCCGCTGCGACGCGGCGATCGAGAGAGCGTGCTCGAGATGTTGGCGCGCTGCCGCGAGCACCTCGCTGCGGGTAGCTCGATCATGATGTTCCCCGAGGGCACGCGTTCGAAGAGCGGCACGTTGAAGGACTTCAAGCCCGGCGCGTTCGAGCTCGCGGTCGAGGCCGGGCTGCCGGTGCTCCCGATCGCGTTGTCGGGCACCTTCACTGCGCTGCCCAAGCACGGCTTCGCGATCGGTCGCGCGCGGCTGCGCGTGCAGGTGCTCGATGCCATCGACGCCGCCGGTCGCGACGCCGACGACCTCCGCGCGCTCGCGCACGGTGCCATCGCCAAGGCGCTCGCGCAGCGGACGTAG